One segment of Aquimarina sp. BL5 DNA contains the following:
- the ccsA gene encoding cytochrome c biogenesis protein CcsA: protein MQKKLASILFSTRLMAILFIVFAVSMAVGTFLEDAYGTTAARIWIYNTWWFEAIMAFFMINFCGNIIRYQLYKKDKWATLLLHLSFILILLGAFVTRYISYEGVMPIREGETTSEFLSEHTYLTAFLDGEINGEPRRRVVSEQLELTEATDNSFTINTDYNQQPVTIQYKEYITGAEMGLVETEVGENYLKIVEAGDGNRHDHYLKEGEVSNIHNILVAFNVPTKGAINITYKNDEYYIESPFDGSYMRMADQKQGLVIKDSLQPLMLRSLYQTAGMQFVIPEPVITGKYDVIPIEVKDKGQQDALIFDVTTNGETKEVKLLGGKGYANDMKKISLGGLDMYFNYGSKRLELPFALKLNDFIAEKQPGTEKVYKSFMSKVDIVEDKTAPRPYDIYMNHVLDHKGYRFFQASFDPDEKGTVLSVSHDYWGTMITYAGYMSLYLGLMLILFTRGSRFKDLEQMLNKVKIKKKELTVLVALFISTFSFAQLEQEQQTDHVNHLQTLPGKAKLDSIIKANAASKEHAAKFGSIVIQDERGRMKPVNTFSSELLRKLSKKDTYEGLTADQVFVSMVENPFIWYSIPIIEIQRENDSIRKILGVSKSERRVSLIDLVEQDGSYKLDPYLEKASSTNTPSSFEKDFLKTHEKFYLLNQALGGGILKIFPVPGDVGNKWVSVPELNEHKFTGMDSVYTRQIIPIYIQSLQEARNTEDYSKPDQYIESIKAFQTKFGSKVMPADDKIKAEIALNKYDIFRTLYRYYGITSVLFILIIIFGIFYHKNKFVKMLIKIFMGITILIFMVHTSGLIIRWYVSGHAPWSDAYESMIYVAWATVALGLAFGKKSNLTVAATAFVAAIILFFAHENWTDPAIANLQPVLDSYWVLIHVSIIVASYGPFFVGAILGVLSLLLMVLTTKSNKKRMDLNIKEITIINEMALTIGLVMLTIGNFLGGMWANESWGRYWGWDPKETWALVSIMVYAFVIHMRLVPGLRSRWFFNLMSVFAVSSILMTYFGVNFYLKGLHSYASGDQVVTPSAVYYSFLVWAILGAFSYWRYTVHYKK, encoded by the coding sequence ATGCAAAAGAAGTTGGCAAGTATTTTATTTTCTACCAGATTAATGGCAATCCTATTTATTGTTTTTGCCGTCTCTATGGCAGTAGGTACTTTTTTAGAAGATGCTTATGGTACAACCGCTGCAAGAATTTGGATATATAACACCTGGTGGTTCGAAGCCATTATGGCCTTTTTTATGATCAATTTCTGTGGGAATATAATACGTTATCAATTGTATAAAAAAGATAAGTGGGCAACATTATTGCTACATCTTTCCTTTATTTTAATACTTTTAGGAGCATTTGTTACCAGATATATTAGTTACGAAGGTGTAATGCCGATAAGAGAAGGGGAAACGACCTCAGAGTTTTTATCCGAACACACCTATTTAACTGCATTCCTTGATGGAGAAATTAATGGGGAACCGCGAAGGCGTGTTGTATCCGAGCAATTAGAATTAACAGAAGCTACGGATAATAGCTTCACTATAAATACCGATTATAACCAGCAACCAGTTACTATTCAATATAAAGAATACATCACTGGAGCAGAAATGGGATTGGTTGAAACAGAGGTTGGAGAGAATTATTTAAAGATAGTAGAGGCAGGAGATGGTAATAGACACGATCACTATTTAAAAGAAGGAGAAGTTTCTAATATCCATAATATTTTAGTGGCCTTTAATGTCCCTACTAAAGGTGCTATCAATATCACATATAAGAATGATGAATATTACATAGAATCACCTTTTGATGGTTCTTATATGAGAATGGCCGATCAAAAGCAAGGCTTGGTAATCAAAGATAGTTTACAACCACTGATGTTACGATCATTATATCAAACTGCTGGGATGCAATTTGTAATTCCAGAGCCTGTAATTACAGGAAAGTATGATGTTATCCCGATCGAAGTGAAAGACAAAGGACAGCAAGATGCACTGATTTTTGATGTAACCACTAATGGAGAAACTAAAGAGGTGAAGTTATTGGGAGGAAAAGGATACGCTAATGATATGAAAAAGATTTCTTTAGGAGGCTTGGATATGTACTTCAACTATGGGTCAAAGCGATTAGAACTTCCTTTTGCTCTAAAGTTGAATGATTTTATAGCCGAAAAACAACCAGGAACAGAAAAAGTATATAAGTCGTTCATGAGTAAAGTAGATATTGTTGAAGATAAAACTGCTCCTCGTCCTTATGATATCTATATGAATCATGTTTTAGATCATAAAGGGTATCGTTTTTTTCAAGCTTCTTTTGATCCTGATGAAAAGGGTACCGTATTATCTGTAAGTCACGATTATTGGGGTACTATGATTACCTATGCGGGGTATATGTCATTATATCTTGGACTAATGCTTATTCTTTTTACGAGAGGATCCAGGTTTAAGGATCTAGAACAAATGCTTAACAAAGTGAAGATAAAAAAGAAAGAGTTAACTGTTTTAGTAGCTTTATTTATTTCAACTTTTTCTTTCGCACAATTAGAACAGGAACAACAAACAGATCATGTAAATCATTTACAGACCTTACCAGGAAAAGCTAAACTAGATTCTATAATTAAAGCGAATGCTGCAAGTAAAGAACACGCTGCGAAATTTGGTAGTATTGTGATACAGGATGAACGTGGTAGGATGAAGCCTGTTAATACTTTTTCTTCAGAATTATTAAGGAAGTTAAGTAAAAAGGATACATATGAAGGATTGACAGCTGATCAGGTTTTTGTATCGATGGTAGAGAATCCATTTATATGGTACAGCATTCCTATTATAGAAATTCAAAGGGAAAATGATAGTATCCGAAAGATATTGGGTGTTTCCAAATCCGAAAGAAGAGTTTCTCTAATAGATCTAGTAGAGCAAGACGGTTCCTATAAGTTAGATCCTTATTTAGAAAAGGCAAGTAGTACTAATACACCTAGTAGTTTTGAAAAGGATTTCCTAAAAACTCATGAAAAGTTTTACCTCTTAAACCAGGCTCTGGGCGGCGGAATTTTGAAGATTTTCCCAGTTCCTGGAGATGTAGGTAACAAATGGGTTTCTGTACCGGAACTTAATGAACATAAATTTACTGGAATGGATTCTGTTTATACCAGACAGATTATTCCTATTTATATACAATCATTACAGGAAGCAAGAAATACAGAAGACTATAGCAAGCCAGATCAATATATAGAGAGTATAAAAGCATTTCAGACAAAATTTGGTAGTAAAGTAATGCCAGCTGATGACAAAATTAAAGCTGAAATCGCATTAAATAAATATGATATTTTCAGAACATTGTATAGATACTATGGTATTACAAGTGTATTATTTATTTTAATCATCATTTTTGGTATATTCTATCACAAGAATAAATTTGTAAAAATGTTGATAAAAATCTTTATGGGGATTACTATATTGATTTTTATGGTACATACATCTGGATTGATAATTAGGTGGTATGTATCAGGTCACGCACCTTGGAGTGATGCGTATGAGTCTATGATCTATGTAGCATGGGCAACGGTGGCATTAGGATTGGCTTTTGGGAAGAAGAGTAATCTTACTGTGGCTGCGACTGCTTTTGTAGCGGCAATTATTCTGTTTTTTGCTCACGAAAACTGGACGGATCCAGCGATTGCTAATCTACAACCTGTTTTGGATTCTTATTGGGTATTGATTCACGTGTCGATTATTGTGGCAAGTTATGGTCCTTTCTTCGTAGGAGCCATTTTAGGAGTACTGTCGTTATTGTTGATGGTCTTAACTACCAAGTCTAATAAAAAGAGAATGGATCTCAATATTAAAGAGATTACCATTATTAACGAAATGGCATTAACCATAGGTCTTGTAATGTTAACTATTGGTAACTTTTTAGGAGGAATGTGGGCCAATGAAAGTTGGGGACGTTATTGGGGTTGGGATCCAAAAGAAACTTGGGCACTGGTTAGTATTATGGTGTATGCTTTTGTAATTCATATGAGATTGGTGCCAGGTCTAAGAAGCAGATGGTTCTTTAATTTGATGTCTGTGTTTGCGGTTTCATCTATATTGATGACATATTTTGGAGTGAATTTTTACTTAAAAGGATTGCATTCTTACGCTAGTGGTGATCAGGTTGTAACTCCATCAGCAGTGTATTATAGTTTTCTTGTCTGGGCTATATTAGGAGCTTTTTCTTACTGGAGGTATACTGTACATTATAAGAAGTGA
- a CDS encoding solute:sodium symporter family transporter, with product MGIISFVGFTLLVAIISYLATRKTDETSSDGYFLGGRSLTAVVIAGSLLLTNLSTEQIVGLNGSSYSEGILVMAWETLAAIAMVITAIFLLPRYLKGGITTVPQFLERRYDTTTKAITSGLFLTGYVVVFLPIVLYSGSLAISTMFDVPELLGVSKEWSIIICVIGIGVIGSIYAIFGGLKAVAVSDTINAVGLLIGGIMIPVFGLLEIGDGSISEGINTLMTTNPEKFKVIGDSDSSIPFATIFTGMMLVQLFYWGTNQAIIQRALGAKNLKEGQKGLLLGSFLKILGPIIVVLPGIIAFHLFNGELEVADEAYPTLVSRVLPVSLVGFFAAVLFGAILSSFNSALNSSVTLFGLDIYKEYINKEASEKQVVKAGKSFGVLLAILAMAVAPFIAKAGSLFDYLQEVNGIYSIPILTIIVVGYLTKKVPAIAGKIGIISGSVLYIISQFIIKPILQGNAVEAAKANGITDLVELGRIETSAYPHFLHVMAILFVVNIIIMLIIGKLYPREEAYEQQYTKEVDITPWKYTKIVGAIVCLIVISTYIYFN from the coding sequence ATGGGCATTATTTCTTTTGTAGGATTCACACTTTTAGTTGCTATCATATCTTATCTGGCTACAAGAAAAACCGACGAGACATCTTCTGATGGGTATTTTCTTGGCGGTCGTAGTCTAACCGCTGTGGTAATCGCAGGTTCTTTATTACTTACTAATTTATCTACAGAACAAATAGTAGGACTTAATGGTTCTTCGTATTCAGAAGGTATTTTGGTGATGGCTTGGGAAACCCTAGCAGCTATTGCAATGGTAATTACGGCAATTTTTTTATTGCCACGATATCTTAAAGGAGGAATCACTACAGTGCCTCAGTTCTTAGAAAGGCGCTATGATACCACTACAAAAGCAATAACATCTGGATTATTCTTAACAGGCTATGTAGTAGTGTTTTTACCTATTGTATTATATTCCGGATCTTTAGCTATCAGCACAATGTTTGATGTTCCTGAATTATTAGGAGTATCTAAAGAATGGTCCATTATTATTTGTGTTATTGGTATTGGTGTTATTGGATCTATTTATGCAATTTTTGGTGGTTTAAAAGCAGTAGCGGTATCAGATACGATCAATGCTGTTGGATTATTGATAGGAGGTATTATGATTCCGGTTTTTGGCTTATTAGAAATAGGAGACGGCAGCATTTCCGAAGGAATAAATACATTAATGACTACAAATCCCGAAAAGTTTAAAGTAATTGGAGATAGTGATTCTTCAATTCCTTTTGCAACCATATTTACCGGAATGATGTTGGTACAATTATTTTATTGGGGAACTAATCAAGCTATTATCCAAAGAGCTTTGGGGGCTAAAAACCTAAAAGAAGGTCAAAAAGGATTATTATTAGGTTCGTTTTTAAAAATATTAGGGCCTATTATTGTTGTATTACCGGGAATCATAGCTTTTCACCTTTTTAATGGAGAGTTAGAAGTAGCAGATGAGGCATATCCAACTTTGGTCAGTAGAGTATTACCAGTATCTTTAGTAGGTTTCTTTGCTGCGGTATTATTTGGAGCAATTTTGAGTTCTTTTAATAGTGCTTTAAATAGTTCGGTTACATTATTCGGTTTAGATATCTACAAGGAATATATTAATAAAGAAGCTAGCGAAAAACAAGTGGTAAAAGCGGGGAAAAGCTTTGGTGTTTTATTAGCAATATTAGCCATGGCTGTAGCTCCTTTTATTGCAAAAGCAGGAAGCCTTTTTGATTATTTACAAGAAGTGAATGGAATATATAGTATTCCTATTTTGACTATTATAGTAGTGGGGTATCTTACTAAGAAAGTTCCGGCGATTGCTGGTAAAATTGGTATTATATCTGGATCCGTACTGTATATAATTAGTCAGTTTATTATAAAACCGATTCTTCAAGGTAATGCAGTTGAAGCTGCTAAAGCTAATGGAATAACTGATCTTGTAGAATTAGGAAGGATAGAAACATCTGCATATCCTCATTTTCTGCACGTAATGGCAATTCTTTTTGTGGTTAACATCATTATAATGCTAATTATAGGTAAATTGTATCCAAGAGAGGAAGCATACGAGCAGCAATACACCAAAGAAGTGGATATTACACCTTGGAAGTATACAAAGATTGTCGGTGCTATTGTATGCTTAATTGTAATATCTACTTATATCTATTTTAACTAA
- a CDS encoding triple tyrosine motif-containing protein — MKYIKKTFLFLFFLFTTIVTAQELPPIEVYLPDEYKGATQNWSISQADNKYIYVANNRGLLEFNGANWKLYPTPNETVIRSVKVIGERIYTGFYMNFGYWKKNSFGKLEYTSLTENIKEKLIEDEQFWHIVNQDDWILFQSLDRIYLYNISNEEISIIESKTAITNIFNVQGTIYYQDVNSGIYKIEKGSPILAINDPEVINDKVVNISKSQNGILLLTSTKGFFEFSKETVSKWNTPSDDLLSNSTIYSSITLQDGSFVLGTISQGLIYLSQKGEIIYQINQNKGLSNNTILSSFEDIEGNIWLGLDKGINCINVKSPVQSFNDDKGTIGTVYTSIVFEGFLYLGTNQGVFYKNINKNEPFRFVEGTKGQVWNLFSYDNKLFCGHNDGTFLIENDTSELISWIQGTWIFRTIKEHPDWLLQGNYEGLSVLAKKDGKWKLKQKIKGFDYSARYLEIYDGKLWVNHEYKGLFSLTVDDEFSKVLEVVKDTITIKGKHSSIAKYKNDFFYAHKEGVSFYNKENKAFDQDNVVDQVFKTKEENVGRLLKDNIGGLWSFTDEELDYISQSQFSDNLEVTKVSIPYLLRKEMNGFENIMHLEAEKYLLGTTYGYMILDLSRINSKEHTIILEEVSAKQKTTEFRQVEISDSVRVFESNLNTISFVYTIPEYDKFLISKFQYKLEGFYEDWSGWTSKTNKIFENLPFGEYTFKVRAKTGNVLSKNVVEYKFVIDKPWYFSNVAIAIYSILLLVLLLITHRAYKKYYTIQKEKLVEENKKQLELKELESEREIMKLTNEKLTQDIESKNRDLASSTMNIIKKNEILNTIKKELKKSEFERNGVKNVERIIDRNLNNKDDWKHFEEAFNSVDKNFIKKLKKKHNNLTPHDLRFCTYLRLNLSSKEIASLVNISVKSVEIKRYRLRKKLQLEHSDSLVNYILEI; from the coding sequence TTGAAATATATTAAAAAGACATTTTTATTTCTATTTTTTTTATTTACGACGATAGTTACCGCACAGGAATTACCGCCGATAGAAGTCTATTTGCCAGATGAATATAAAGGAGCAACCCAAAACTGGTCAATTTCTCAAGCAGATAATAAATATATTTATGTTGCTAATAATAGGGGGCTTTTAGAGTTCAATGGGGCAAACTGGAAGCTTTACCCAACTCCTAATGAAACGGTTATAAGATCGGTCAAAGTTATTGGAGAACGTATTTATACAGGATTCTATATGAATTTTGGGTATTGGAAAAAAAATAGTTTTGGAAAACTTGAGTATACTTCCCTAACCGAAAATATAAAAGAAAAGCTTATAGAAGATGAGCAGTTTTGGCACATTGTAAATCAAGACGACTGGATATTATTTCAGTCTCTTGATAGAATTTATCTTTATAACATTAGCAATGAGGAGATCTCAATTATAGAATCTAAAACAGCCATAACTAATATATTCAATGTCCAAGGAACGATATATTATCAGGATGTTAATAGTGGAATCTATAAAATTGAAAAAGGTAGTCCAATATTGGCCATAAATGATCCTGAAGTTATTAATGATAAAGTAGTAAATATTTCTAAGTCTCAAAACGGAATTTTATTACTAACAAGTACAAAAGGGTTTTTTGAGTTTTCGAAAGAAACAGTTAGTAAGTGGAATACGCCATCCGATGACCTATTAAGCAATTCTACCATTTATAGTAGTATTACACTTCAGGATGGAAGCTTTGTTTTAGGAACTATTTCCCAAGGGTTAATATATCTATCGCAAAAAGGAGAAATAATATATCAAATTAATCAGAATAAAGGATTAAGTAATAATACAATTTTGTCTTCTTTTGAAGATATAGAAGGTAATATATGGTTAGGATTAGATAAAGGCATTAATTGTATAAACGTAAAATCACCAGTTCAAAGTTTTAATGATGATAAAGGTACTATTGGTACTGTATATACCTCAATTGTTTTTGAAGGTTTTTTATATCTAGGAACAAATCAAGGAGTCTTTTACAAAAACATTAATAAAAATGAACCATTCCGTTTTGTCGAGGGAACTAAAGGACAGGTTTGGAATCTTTTTTCCTATGATAACAAATTGTTTTGTGGGCATAATGATGGAACTTTTTTAATAGAAAATGATACGTCCGAGCTCATAAGTTGGATTCAGGGGACTTGGATTTTTCGTACTATTAAAGAGCATCCAGACTGGTTACTGCAAGGTAATTATGAAGGATTGAGTGTGCTGGCAAAAAAAGACGGAAAATGGAAATTAAAACAAAAAATTAAAGGATTTGATTACTCCGCTCGATATTTAGAAATATATGATGGTAAATTATGGGTCAATCATGAGTACAAAGGACTTTTTAGTCTTACGGTAGATGATGAATTTTCCAAGGTGCTAGAAGTGGTCAAAGACACAATTACTATAAAAGGTAAGCACTCAAGTATAGCAAAGTACAAAAATGATTTTTTTTATGCACATAAAGAAGGAGTGTCTTTTTATAATAAGGAAAACAAAGCTTTTGATCAAGATAATGTTGTTGATCAGGTTTTTAAGACTAAAGAAGAAAATGTAGGAAGGTTATTAAAAGATAATATAGGTGGACTCTGGAGCTTTACTGATGAAGAGCTAGACTATATTTCTCAAAGTCAGTTTTCTGATAATTTAGAAGTAACTAAAGTATCTATCCCTTATTTGCTAAGAAAGGAAATGAATGGTTTCGAAAACATCATGCATCTTGAAGCAGAGAAGTACTTATTAGGAACTACTTATGGATATATGATTTTGGACTTATCCAGAATAAATTCAAAAGAACATACTATTATTCTAGAAGAAGTTTCGGCAAAACAAAAAACTACAGAATTTAGACAGGTCGAAATTTCTGATTCAGTTCGTGTATTTGAATCTAATTTAAATACCATTTCTTTTGTATATACAATTCCCGAATATGATAAATTCCTTATATCAAAGTTTCAGTATAAGTTAGAAGGTTTCTATGAAGACTGGAGTGGTTGGACCTCTAAAACCAATAAGATATTTGAAAATTTACCATTCGGAGAGTATACGTTTAAGGTTAGAGCAAAAACAGGTAATGTTCTAAGTAAAAATGTAGTCGAGTATAAGTTTGTAATCGATAAACCCTGGTATTTTTCGAATGTAGCTATTGCGATTTATTCTATTTTGCTATTAGTTCTATTACTAATTACGCATAGAGCTTATAAAAAGTACTATACCATACAAAAAGAAAAATTGGTAGAAGAGAACAAAAAGCAATTGGAACTAAAAGAATTAGAAAGTGAACGAGAAATAATGAAGCTAACAAACGAAAAATTGACTCAGGATATAGAGAGTAAAAATCGTGATCTTGCTTCTTCTACAATGAATATTATTAAGAAAAATGAGATCCTTAATACTATCAAAAAAGAACTTAAAAAATCTGAATTTGAAAGAAACGGAGTAAAGAATGTAGAACGAATCATTGATAGAAACCTAAATAATAAGGATGATTGGAAACATTTTGAAGAAGCTTTCAATAGCGTGGATAAAAACTTTATAAAGAAACTCAAAAAGAAACACAATAATTTAACTCCTCACGATTTACGATTTTGTACGTACTTACGGCTAAATTTATCATCTAAAGAAATTGCTTCATTAGTTAATATTTCGGTTAAAAGCGTAGAAATAAAACGCTATCGACTAAGAAAAAAACTACAATTAGAACATTCGGATAGCTTAGTGAACTATATTCTCGAAATTTAA
- a CDS encoding TonB-dependent receptor — MKITYFLIAVFLSTVINAQEIQIRGNVKDASGLELPGVNVIVKNTANGAVTDFNGKYTLNNVAVGSVVVFSYVGFTTQEITVGQNFVINVTMEEDSESLEQVIVIGYGTQTKKEITGAVSVIGSETIEELNVVRVEQALQGQVAGVNITSQSGAPGSSSTISIRGISTNGDSRPLILVDGNVIEDLSVLNPNDIESINVLKDATAGIYGVRAANGVILITTKSGFKNTDLKFEFDSYTGFQETTRRLPVLNATEYGIIINESFAAGGGTLPFANLSELGEGTDWQDEIFRTAVISNINFSATGGGENSTYSAGVSYLTQDGIVGGSDANFERFTGRVNYSLDIVENLKFTTSGIFTQTNRKTLLENALGSVLFNALNMAPTLSVRDENGDFTLAEGLGNEVINPIAQIENTFNDTRVNRIGATFALKYNFLNDFTAESRYQFNYSEVDGKTFSPEVFYGSGKVFNVDRSSVTEFKNFFRDYTWDNFLKYEKIFADDHDVKILLGMSVFKTTGTFTGFTGFDIIDNSFSNATISQASDVVDNFQNGGNTFDSRLLSYFSRLQYGYKGKYLLSAVIRRDGSTKFGPKNKFGYFPSASIGWVMSDESFLNDSSWLNFLKLRASYGVIGNDRIKDFQFISLLNGEGSYVINDELIIGEAIGALSNPEIKWEKQKTLDIGIDTRLLNNKIDITFDYFKKRTEDLLVVAPVSGILGVAAPGSSPPTINAGIVENEGYEFRISYNDKLSENLKFNISYNVTLLENEVISVNSDSNFIAGGSFGVGQDPPSRMEAGRPIGYFYGLQTDGVFQNQAEVEAHATQANAAPGDLRYIDMNGDGEINSDDRTDIGNPIPDATMGLNIGLDYKNFDFTAYAFASVGNDMVRNYERNQPLVNRRNGFLGRWTGEGSTDSFHRVTTAANGNSLFSSFYVEDGSYLRIQNIQLGYTLSDAFMKPIGIDKFRIYVSINNLYTFTEYQGYDPSAYQSNPDPNTASPIGAGIDQGFYPVPRTYLLGVNLKF; from the coding sequence ATGAAAATTACTTATTTCTTAATAGCTGTCTTTTTAAGTACAGTTATTAATGCACAAGAAATTCAGATTCGGGGAAACGTAAAGGATGCAAGCGGATTGGAACTCCCTGGAGTTAATGTTATCGTTAAAAACACTGCAAACGGAGCCGTAACAGATTTTAATGGAAAATATACATTGAACAATGTAGCCGTCGGAAGTGTTGTTGTGTTTTCTTATGTAGGGTTCACTACACAAGAAATAACAGTTGGACAAAATTTCGTTATTAATGTAACCATGGAAGAAGACAGTGAATCACTAGAACAGGTCATTGTAATTGGTTATGGGACACAAACAAAAAAAGAAATTACAGGTGCGGTTTCTGTAATAGGATCCGAAACTATAGAAGAACTTAATGTAGTTAGAGTAGAGCAAGCACTACAGGGACAAGTTGCAGGTGTAAATATCACATCGCAATCTGGAGCTCCTGGTAGCAGTTCTACCATATCGATACGAGGAATATCTACTAACGGGGATAGTAGGCCTTTAATTCTCGTAGATGGCAATGTTATAGAAGATCTTAGTGTACTTAATCCTAACGATATCGAAAGTATTAATGTATTAAAAGATGCAACAGCTGGTATTTATGGAGTAAGAGCAGCAAATGGGGTTATCCTTATAACTACTAAATCAGGATTTAAGAATACAGATTTAAAATTCGAATTTGATTCATATACAGGTTTTCAGGAAACCACAAGAAGACTTCCGGTACTTAATGCAACTGAATATGGTATTATTATTAATGAGTCTTTCGCTGCTGGAGGTGGTACGCTACCTTTTGCCAATTTATCAGAGTTAGGAGAAGGCACAGATTGGCAAGATGAAATTTTTAGAACAGCTGTAATTTCTAATATTAATTTCAGTGCTACAGGTGGTGGAGAGAATTCTACTTATTCTGCGGGAGTTTCTTATTTAACACAAGATGGTATTGTTGGAGGAAGTGATGCTAATTTCGAACGTTTTACAGGTAGGGTAAATTACAGTTTGGATATTGTTGAAAACTTGAAGTTTACCACTTCTGGTATTTTTACACAAACCAATAGAAAAACATTATTAGAAAATGCTTTAGGTTCTGTGTTATTTAATGCATTAAATATGGCGCCTACTTTATCTGTGAGAGATGAAAATGGAGACTTTACTTTAGCAGAAGGATTGGGTAATGAAGTAATAAATCCAATTGCGCAGATAGAAAATACGTTTAATGATACAAGAGTAAATCGAATAGGTGCAACTTTTGCATTGAAATATAATTTTTTAAATGATTTCACAGCAGAATCTAGATACCAGTTTAACTATTCTGAAGTAGATGGTAAAACATTTTCTCCTGAAGTATTTTATGGATCTGGAAAAGTGTTTAATGTAGATAGAAGCAGTGTTACAGAGTTTAAGAATTTTTTTAGAGATTATACTTGGGATAATTTCTTAAAGTACGAAAAGATATTTGCAGATGATCACGATGTAAAAATACTTTTAGGGATGTCTGTATTTAAGACAACAGGAACTTTTACTGGTTTTACTGGCTTTGATATTATCGACAATTCATTTTCTAATGCTACTATTTCTCAGGCATCAGATGTAGTTGATAATTTTCAGAATGGAGGAAATACTTTTGATTCTAGATTGTTATCATATTTTTCTAGATTACAATATGGATACAAAGGAAAATATTTACTATCTGCAGTAATAAGAAGAGATGGCTCAACAAAGTTTGGACCTAAAAATAAGTTTGGATATTTTCCCTCAGCTTCTATCGGTTGGGTGATGTCTGATGAATCTTTTTTAAATGATAGTAGTTGGTTAAATTTCCTAAAACTTAGAGCTAGTTATGGTGTAATTGGGAATGATAGAATAAAAGATTTTCAATTTATATCCTTGTTAAATGGAGAAGGATCCTATGTTATTAATGATGAGTTGATAATAGGTGAGGCAATTGGTGCACTTTCCAATCCAGAAATTAAATGGGAAAAACAAAAAACACTTGATATAGGGATTGATACTCGATTATTAAATAATAAAATAGATATCACTTTTGATTATTTTAAAAAACGAACAGAAGACTTATTAGTTGTTGCACCTGTTTCGGGGATTCTGGGAGTTGCAGCTCCAGGATCATCACCACCTACTATCAATGCAGGTATTGTAGAGAATGAGGGGTATGAATTTAGAATCTCTTATAACGATAAGTTATCAGAAAATTTGAAATTTAATATTAGTTATAATGTTACACTGCTGGAGAATGAAGTAATTTCGGTTAATAGTGATAGTAATTTTATAGCAGGTGGTTCTTTTGGTGTAGGTCAAGATCCTCCATCAAGAATGGAAGCAGGTAGGCCTATTGGATATTTCTATGGATTACAAACAGATGGAGTTTTTCAAAATCAGGCAGAAGTAGAAGCACACGCTACACAGGCTAATGCAGCACCAGGAGATCTGAGATATATTGATATGAATGGAGATGGAGAAATTAATTCTGATGATAGAACGGATATCGGAAATCCTATTCCTGATGCTACAATGGGATTGAATATTGGCTTAGATTATAAAAATTTTGATTTTACCGCTTATGCATTTGCCTCCGTGGGTAATGATATGGTAAGAAACTATGAACGTAATCAACCATTGGTCAATAGAAGAAATGGATTTTTAGGACGATGGACAGGGGAAGGTTCTACCGATTCTTTTCATAGAGTTACAACAGCTGCTAACGGTAATAGTTTGTTTTCTAGTTTTTATGTAGAAGATGGGTCTTATCTAAGAATCCAGAATATACAATTAGGATACACACTTTCTGATGCATTTATGAAACCAATTGGTATTGATAAGTTTAGAATTTATGTTTCAATAAATAACTTATACACCTTTACAGAATATCAAGGGTATGATCCTTCAGCGTATCAATCAAATCCAGACCCTAATACTGCAAGTCCTATTGGAGCAGGTATTGATCAGGGGTTTTACCCTGTGCCAAGAACATATTTATTAGGTGTAAATCTTAAATTTTAA